Proteins co-encoded in one Bacillus paramycoides genomic window:
- the murB gene encoding UDP-N-acetylmuramate dehydrogenase, with the protein MEQLVNELIEANVGRVLVDEPLARYTTMKIGGPADILIVPKHVAGIEKTLQLVKKYKTKWNVIGRGSNLLVSDLGIEGVVIRLGEGLDHLEVEKHRVRVGGGYPLIKLSTLLSRQGLAGLEFASGIPGSVGGAVYMNAGAHKSDISNILSKALILFEDGTIDWLTHEEMEFSYRTSVLQRKRPGIVLEAEFQLQIGEREGIVSVMQKNKDYRRETQPWNHPCAGSVFRNPIPYFAGDLIEKAGLRGYQIGGAQISEMHGNFIINTGGASAQDVLSLIALVKQTIKDKFSVEMHTEVEIIGR; encoded by the coding sequence ATGGAGCAATTAGTAAATGAGCTTATAGAAGCCAATGTTGGCCGCGTGTTAGTAGATGAACCGTTAGCGCGTTATACGACTATGAAAATAGGTGGGCCAGCTGATATTTTAATTGTGCCAAAGCATGTTGCCGGTATTGAAAAAACGTTGCAGTTAGTAAAAAAATATAAAACAAAGTGGAATGTAATTGGGCGTGGTTCGAACCTTCTTGTATCTGATTTAGGTATAGAAGGTGTCGTTATTCGTTTAGGAGAAGGATTAGATCACTTAGAAGTCGAAAAACATAGAGTAAGAGTTGGTGGTGGGTATCCCCTTATTAAATTATCAACTTTACTTAGTCGTCAAGGGTTAGCCGGTCTGGAGTTTGCAAGTGGTATTCCAGGAAGTGTTGGTGGTGCAGTATACATGAATGCAGGAGCACATAAATCGGATATATCAAACATATTATCAAAAGCTCTTATTTTGTTTGAAGATGGAACAATTGACTGGTTAACGCATGAAGAAATGGAATTTTCCTATCGTACATCTGTATTGCAAAGGAAACGTCCTGGTATTGTTTTGGAAGCTGAGTTTCAATTACAGATAGGAGAGCGTGAGGGAATTGTAAGTGTCATGCAAAAGAATAAAGATTATCGCCGTGAAACGCAGCCATGGAATCATCCTTGTGCAGGAAGTGTGTTTCGGAATCCAATTCCATACTTTGCAGGAGATTTAATAGAAAAAGCGGGGCTTCGTGGTTATCAAATAGGTGGAGCTCAAATTTCTGAAATGCATGGGAATTTTATTATCAATACTGGTGGAGCCAGTGCGCAAGATGTATTATCTTTAATTGCATTAGTAAAGCAAACAATCAAGGATAAATTTAGCGTAGAAATGCATACAGAAGTAGAAATCATTGGAAGATAA
- the murG gene encoding undecaprenyldiphospho-muramoylpentapeptide beta-N-acetylglucosaminyltransferase gives MRVLVSGGGTGGHIYPALALIREIKKLNPEARFLYIGTENGLESTIVPKAGIPFQSIVISGFKRKISLDNVKTVMRFLKGVQDSKRYIRRFNPDIVIGTGGYVCGPVVYAAAKLGIPTIVHEQNSVPGVTNKFLSRYVDKVAVCFEAAAEHFPQSKVVMTGNPRASEVMDQNGMKGKRSVGLSLPKKSVLIFGGSRGARPINDAFVEAIEQFGNKSYEILYVTGEVHYDKVMEAVKQKGNPSNVIIKPFIHNMPEVLTGVDLVVSRAGATTLAELTALGKPSVLIPSPYVTNNHQEKNARSVVDKGAAKMLLEKDLTAETLIRDIDEILLDAQTLQNMKLAAGQLGIPDAANKLYEVMNKLVKK, from the coding sequence GTGCGTGTATTAGTAAGTGGTGGGGGCACTGGAGGTCATATTTATCCGGCTCTTGCTTTAATAAGAGAAATAAAAAAATTAAATCCGGAAGCAAGGTTTTTATATATTGGTACGGAGAATGGATTAGAGAGTACAATCGTGCCAAAAGCAGGTATACCGTTTCAATCTATTGTTATAAGTGGATTTAAGCGTAAAATATCGCTAGATAACGTGAAAACGGTGATGCGTTTCCTAAAAGGTGTACAAGATAGTAAGCGATATATTCGTCGTTTTAATCCAGATATTGTAATTGGAACGGGTGGATATGTATGTGGACCTGTTGTATATGCTGCGGCAAAATTAGGTATTCCAACTATTGTACATGAACAAAATAGTGTACCTGGTGTAACGAATAAATTTTTAAGCCGCTATGTTGATAAAGTTGCGGTTTGTTTTGAAGCGGCTGCAGAACATTTTCCACAGTCAAAAGTAGTCATGACAGGAAATCCACGAGCGTCAGAAGTAATGGATCAAAATGGAATGAAAGGAAAACGTTCAGTAGGTTTATCTCTTCCTAAAAAATCTGTGCTTATTTTTGGTGGAAGCCGTGGAGCTAGACCGATTAACGATGCTTTCGTAGAGGCAATTGAACAGTTTGGAAATAAAAGTTATGAAATATTGTATGTAACAGGTGAAGTTCATTACGACAAAGTGATGGAAGCAGTGAAGCAAAAAGGAAATCCGAGTAATGTTATTATTAAACCTTTCATTCATAATATGCCAGAGGTCCTTACAGGTGTAGATCTTGTTGTTTCAAGAGCTGGGGCAACAACACTTGCAGAATTAACAGCGTTAGGTAAGCCAAGTGTGTTAATTCCGAGTCCTTACGTAACAAACAACCATCAGGAAAAAAATGCACGTTCTGTTGTCGATAAAGGAGCAGCAAAAATGTTGCTTGAAAAAGATTTAACAGCTGAAACGCTTATTCGTGATATTGATGAGATTTTATTAGATGCACAAACATTACAAAATATGAAGTTGGCTGCCGGGCAATTAGGTATTCCAGATGCAGCAAATAAGCTATATGAAGTAATGAATAAGCTTGTAAAAAAATAA
- the spoVE gene encoding stage V sporulation protein E, translated as MKKTPDFILIIVTLALLTIGMVMVYSASAVWASYKMGDSFFFAKRQLLFAGLGVVAMFLIMKIDYWVWRTYSKVILLVCFILLILVLIPGVGLVRGGARSWIGIGAFSIQPSEFMKFAMIIFLAKFLAERQKLITSFKRGLLPALSFVFLAFGMIMLQPDLGTGTVMVGTCIIMIFISGARVFHFAMFGLLGVAGFVGLIASAPYRMKRITSYLDPWSDPLGSGFQIIQSLLAIGPGGLFGLGLGQSRQKFLYLPEPQTDFIFAILSEELGFIGGSFVLLLFSLLLWRGIRIALGAPDLYGTFLAVGIVAMIAIQVMINVGVVTGLMPVTGITLPFLSYGGSSLTLMLMAVGVLLNISRHSRY; from the coding sequence ATGAAGAAAACGCCTGATTTTATTCTCATCATCGTTACACTTGCGTTGTTAACAATTGGAATGGTTATGGTGTATAGTGCGAGTGCGGTTTGGGCCTCTTATAAAATGGGGGACTCATTCTTTTTTGCAAAAAGACAATTATTATTTGCAGGTCTTGGTGTAGTGGCTATGTTTTTAATTATGAAAATTGATTATTGGGTGTGGCGTACGTACTCAAAAGTAATTTTGCTAGTTTGCTTCATTCTTCTTATTCTCGTTCTTATTCCTGGTGTAGGACTTGTTCGAGGAGGAGCGCGAAGTTGGATTGGAATTGGAGCATTTTCCATTCAACCGTCTGAATTTATGAAGTTTGCGATGATTATTTTTTTAGCGAAATTTTTAGCGGAACGACAAAAATTAATTACCTCTTTTAAACGTGGTTTACTACCAGCTCTAAGTTTTGTATTTCTTGCTTTCGGAATGATTATGTTACAGCCAGATCTTGGTACAGGAACGGTAATGGTTGGGACATGTATCATTATGATATTTATCTCGGGAGCAAGGGTCTTTCACTTTGCGATGTTTGGTTTGCTTGGTGTAGCAGGATTTGTAGGGCTAATTGCATCAGCACCGTATCGAATGAAACGTATAACATCATATTTAGACCCGTGGTCAGATCCGCTTGGAAGTGGATTTCAAATTATTCAATCGTTACTCGCAATTGGACCGGGTGGATTATTCGGGCTTGGACTTGGACAAAGTAGACAAAAGTTTCTTTATTTACCTGAACCGCAAACAGACTTTATATTTGCAATCTTATCCGAGGAATTAGGTTTTATTGGTGGTTCATTTGTGTTATTATTATTTAGTCTATTATTATGGCGTGGGATTCGTATAGCTTTAGGAGCGCCAGATTTATATGGTACGTTTTTAGCAGTAGGTATTGTGGCGATGATTGCGATTCAAGTAATGATTAATGTTGGTGTTGTAACAGGGTTGATGCCTGTTACGGGTATTACTTTACCGTTTTTAAGTTATGGTGGATCAAGTTTGACATTAATGTTAATGGCAGTAGGTGTATTATTAAATATAAGTCGCCATTCTCGCTACTAA
- the murD gene encoding UDP-N-acetylmuramoyl-L-alanine--D-glutamate ligase translates to MKTVTEFQNKNILVLGIAKSGYAAATLLQKLGANVIVNDGKPLADNVLAAELQAKGMDVVCGGHPLELLERNISLVVKNPGIPYSNPILVAAKEKQIPIVTEVELAYRISEAPFVGITGSNGKTTTTMLTFEMLKEGQKHPIIAGNIGTVACEVAQDAKENEVVVTELSSFQLMGVELFQPKIAAFLNLFEAHLDYHGTKKEYGLAKANIFKNQTENDYSVINADDADVMALSAYSKGQKILFSTTKEIEDGAYIKDNALYFKGEKVVEVGDIVLPGQHNLENILAAMSIAKLLGVSNEAITAVLKRFTGVKHRLEYVTTINNRKFYNDSKATNMLATEKALSAFTQPTVLLAGGLDRGNEFDDLIPYFKNVKAIVTFGQTAPKLVRAAEKAGLDTIESVDTLDEAVVKAYAHSTDGDVILLSPACASWDQFKTFEERGDIFIQAVHKLI, encoded by the coding sequence TTGAAAACTGTAACTGAATTTCAAAATAAAAATATTCTTGTATTAGGCATTGCAAAAAGTGGTTATGCAGCAGCTACATTATTACAAAAATTAGGGGCGAATGTTATTGTAAATGACGGAAAGCCTTTAGCAGATAATGTACTTGCTGCAGAATTACAAGCAAAAGGAATGGACGTTGTATGTGGTGGTCATCCTTTAGAATTGTTAGAGAGAAATATTTCTCTTGTAGTAAAAAATCCAGGAATCCCGTATTCTAATCCAATATTAGTTGCTGCGAAAGAAAAGCAAATTCCGATTGTTACGGAAGTTGAATTAGCATATCGTATTTCAGAAGCGCCTTTTGTTGGGATTACGGGATCTAACGGTAAAACGACGACGACAATGCTTACATTTGAAATGCTAAAAGAAGGACAAAAGCATCCTATAATTGCAGGGAACATTGGAACTGTAGCGTGTGAAGTAGCACAGGATGCAAAAGAAAATGAAGTTGTAGTTACAGAACTTTCATCATTCCAACTGATGGGAGTAGAATTGTTCCAACCTAAAATTGCTGCGTTTTTAAATTTATTTGAGGCCCACTTAGATTATCATGGGACGAAGAAAGAATATGGTTTAGCAAAAGCAAATATTTTTAAGAACCAAACAGAAAATGATTATAGTGTAATAAATGCAGATGATGCAGATGTTATGGCTTTATCTGCTTATAGTAAAGGACAAAAAATACTATTTTCAACAACGAAAGAAATTGAAGATGGCGCGTATATAAAAGATAATGCTCTTTATTTTAAAGGTGAAAAAGTTGTTGAAGTAGGTGATATCGTTTTACCTGGTCAACATAATTTAGAGAATATTTTAGCGGCGATGAGTATCGCAAAATTATTGGGTGTTTCTAATGAAGCGATTACGGCGGTGCTAAAACGTTTTACAGGTGTAAAACATCGTTTAGAATATGTAACAACTATTAATAACCGTAAGTTTTATAATGACTCAAAAGCAACGAATATGTTAGCGACAGAGAAAGCTTTATCTGCGTTTACACAACCGACTGTGTTATTAGCGGGTGGGCTCGATCGTGGAAATGAATTCGATGATTTAATTCCATATTTCAAAAATGTTAAAGCGATTGTAACATTTGGACAAACAGCTCCAAAATTAGTAAGAGCTGCAGAAAAAGCGGGATTAGATACAATTGAAAGTGTCGATACTTTAGATGAAGCGGTAGTGAAAGCTTATGCTCATTCTACAGATGGCGATGTAATTCTTCTTTCTCCAGCATGTGCAAGCTGGGATCAATTTAAAACATTTGAAGAAAGAGGAGACATTTTTATACAAGCTGTGCATAAACTTATATAA
- the mraY gene encoding phospho-N-acetylmuramoyl-pentapeptide-transferase, which yields MLEQGLLVTAGVAFLISVALSPLFIPFLRKLKFGQSIRDEGPKSHQKKSGTPTMGGIVIYVSMMVTSLIMAIKFNHLGAEVSLLLLVTFGYGLIGFLDDYIKVVKKRNLGLTSKQKLVGQLVIAIAFFLIGKGQAFHTYIMIPGTDVKFELGWAYFVLVLFMLIGGSNAVNLTDGLDGLLSGTAAIAFGAFSIIAVAQEQFGVAIFCMAVVGAVLGFLVFNANPAKVFMGDTGSLALGGAIAAVAILLKQELLLVIIGGVFVMETLSVIIQVISFKTTGKRVFKMSPLHHHYELCGWSEWRVVVTFWSVGFLLAVLGIYIGVWM from the coding sequence GTGCTTGAGCAAGGTTTATTAGTAACGGCTGGGGTAGCATTCTTAATTTCTGTTGCCCTTTCGCCATTGTTTATTCCATTTTTAAGAAAATTAAAGTTCGGACAGAGTATTCGTGATGAGGGACCAAAGTCGCATCAAAAAAAATCAGGGACACCGACAATGGGTGGTATCGTCATATACGTATCTATGATGGTCACTTCACTTATTATGGCGATTAAGTTTAATCATTTAGGTGCAGAGGTTTCATTATTACTATTAGTGACGTTTGGTTACGGATTGATTGGATTTTTAGATGACTACATAAAGGTAGTTAAGAAGAGAAATCTTGGTTTAACATCAAAACAAAAATTAGTAGGTCAGCTTGTTATTGCTATTGCGTTCTTTTTAATTGGAAAAGGGCAAGCGTTCCACACATACATCATGATTCCGGGAACGGATGTTAAGTTTGAATTAGGCTGGGCGTATTTTGTACTTGTACTATTTATGCTTATTGGTGGATCAAATGCAGTTAATTTAACTGACGGTTTAGATGGTTTATTATCAGGAACAGCTGCTATTGCATTTGGAGCGTTTAGTATTATTGCTGTAGCGCAAGAGCAATTTGGAGTAGCGATATTCTGTATGGCGGTTGTAGGAGCTGTACTTGGATTTTTAGTATTCAATGCGAATCCAGCGAAAGTGTTTATGGGAGATACAGGTTCTTTAGCTTTAGGTGGAGCCATTGCAGCTGTAGCAATTTTATTAAAACAAGAATTGCTACTTGTAATCATTGGTGGAGTATTCGTAATGGAAACTTTATCTGTTATTATTCAGGTTATTTCATTTAAAACAACAGGAAAACGTGTCTTTAAAATGAGTCCACTACACCATCATTATGAATTATGTGGTTGGTCAGAGTGGCGTGTTGTTGTGACGTTTTGGTCTGTAGGATTTTTATTAGCTGTGTTAGGAATTTATATCGGGGTGTGGATGTAA
- the murE gene encoding UDP-N-acetylmuramoyl-L-alanyl-D-glutamate--2,6-diaminopimelate ligase, with product MKLHTLVSCLHDFPVVPKENPEITSIEADSRKVKEGSLFVCMKGYTVDSHDFAKQAAAQGAAAIVAERPIDVDVPVVLVKNTFRSLAVLADYFYGQPTHKLHLIGITGTNGKTTTSHIMDEIMRAHGHKTGLIGTINMKIGDETFEVKNTTPDALTLQQTFSKMVEHGVDSTVMEVSSHALDLGRVHGCDYDVAVFTNLTQDHLDYHKTMEEYKHAKGLLFAQLGNSYNHNREKYAVLNNDDAVTEEYMRSTAATVVTYGIDTTSDIMAKDIVMTSGGTTFTLVTPYESVNVTMKLIGKFNVYNVLAATAAGLVSGVSLETILDVIKKLAGVPGRFEVVDGGQNYTVIVDYAHTPDSLENVLKTAKQFAKGDVYCIVGCGGDRDRTKRPIMASVATKYATHAIYTSDNPRSEEPGAILDDMVQGANGNNYEVIIDRKEAIYHAIANAKAEDIIIIAGKGHETYQIIGKDVHHFDDREVAKEAITERLNNEE from the coding sequence ATGAAGTTGCATACACTTGTATCATGTTTGCATGATTTTCCAGTTGTTCCAAAAGAAAATCCAGAAATCACATCTATAGAAGCTGATTCACGTAAAGTGAAAGAGGGAAGCTTATTTGTATGTATGAAAGGATATACGGTTGATAGCCATGATTTTGCTAAGCAAGCAGCGGCACAAGGAGCGGCTGCTATTGTTGCGGAAAGACCAATTGATGTTGACGTTCCAGTTGTACTTGTGAAAAACACTTTTCGTTCGTTAGCGGTTTTAGCTGATTATTTTTATGGTCAACCAACACACAAGTTACATTTAATCGGGATTACAGGTACAAATGGAAAGACAACAACATCGCATATTATGGATGAAATTATGCGCGCACATGGTCATAAAACAGGGCTAATTGGAACGATTAATATGAAAATCGGTGATGAAACATTTGAGGTGAAAAATACAACGCCAGATGCACTAACACTTCAACAGACATTTTCAAAAATGGTTGAACACGGTGTGGATAGCACAGTAATGGAAGTTTCGTCACATGCTTTAGATCTTGGTCGTGTACACGGATGTGATTACGATGTAGCAGTGTTTACAAATTTAACACAAGATCATTTAGACTATCATAAAACGATGGAAGAATATAAACATGCAAAAGGGTTGCTATTTGCACAACTGGGAAATAGTTATAATCATAATCGTGAAAAATATGCGGTACTGAATAACGACGATGCTGTAACAGAGGAATATATGAGAAGTACTGCAGCAACTGTTGTAACGTATGGAATTGATACAACAAGTGATATTATGGCCAAAGATATCGTTATGACGAGTGGTGGAACTACATTTACGCTTGTAACGCCGTATGAAAGTGTAAATGTTACGATGAAATTGATTGGGAAATTTAATGTATATAACGTACTAGCGGCAACAGCGGCAGGACTTGTTTCTGGTGTAAGTTTAGAAACAATCCTTGATGTAATAAAGAAACTAGCTGGAGTTCCAGGACGTTTTGAAGTGGTTGATGGTGGACAGAATTATACAGTTATTGTTGATTATGCTCATACACCAGATAGTTTAGAGAATGTATTGAAAACAGCAAAGCAATTTGCAAAAGGCGACGTATATTGTATCGTCGGTTGTGGCGGCGATAGAGATCGAACGAAGAGACCGATCATGGCAAGTGTTGCAACAAAATATGCAACTCACGCAATTTACACTTCAGATAATCCAAGAAGTGAAGAGCCAGGGGCAATTTTAGATGATATGGTACAGGGTGCAAATGGAAATAATTATGAAGTAATTATTGATAGAAAAGAAGCGATATACCATGCAATTGCTAATGCGAAAGCTGAAGATATCATCATTATTGCTGGTAAGGGTCATGAAACATATCAAATTATTGGTAAAGACGTTCATCATTTTGACGATCGTGAAGTCGCTAAAGAAGCAATTACAGAGCGTTTAAACAACGAAGAGTAA
- a CDS encoding stage V sporulation protein D, which translates to MRVSNVTVRKRLIFILISGILIFTIIDIRLGYVQFFLGNMLTDRAKDSWSRNITFEPERGKILDRNGVELATNKSAPTVFVVPRQIEKPAETAEKLAAVLGVEKDEIYKRITKKESIVRLDKGGRKISHDKAKEVRGLSLKGVYIAEDSIRYYPFGNFLSHVLGFAGSDNQGLMGLEKYYDKELNGDEGHVRFFADAKGQRMPNVGDDFKKPEAGLNLGLTIDARINRIMEREMNIAESTYNPDGMIAIAMNPKNGEILGMSSRPSFDPADFQSVSPEVYNRNLPVWSTYEPGSTFKIITLAAALNENLVDLEKDTFYDDGAAEVGGARLKCWKAGGHGSQTFLEVVQNSCNPGFIELGDRLGKDRLFKYIRNFGFGQKTGIDLQGEGSGILFNLDKVGPVEQATTSFGQGVSVTPIQQVAAVAAAVNGGTLYQPYIAKEFIDPKNNQVVSKKTPVAKRKVISKETSEKVRYALENVVAKGSGKGAFIDGYRVGGKTGTAQKVKDGKYLENNYIVSFIGFAPADDPEIVVYVAVDNPKGVTQFGGVVAAPIVGNILRDALPVMGVKPRTKQVEREYKWGDIPTVEVPNLIGMKKKDLQTQLVDLKLDISGDGEKVIKQSPEAGAKVKEGSKIRIYFGN; encoded by the coding sequence ATGCGTGTATCAAATGTAACAGTTAGAAAACGACTTATTTTTATACTTATATCAGGTATACTTATTTTCACTATCATTGATATTCGTCTTGGATATGTGCAATTTTTTCTTGGGAATATGTTAACGGATCGTGCGAAAGATTCATGGAGTCGTAATATTACTTTTGAACCTGAACGTGGGAAGATTTTAGACCGAAATGGTGTGGAACTTGCCACGAATAAAAGTGCTCCAACTGTCTTTGTTGTACCGAGGCAAATTGAAAAACCAGCAGAGACTGCAGAGAAGTTAGCTGCAGTATTAGGTGTGGAAAAAGATGAGATTTATAAGAGAATTACAAAAAAAGAATCGATTGTAAGGTTAGATAAAGGCGGAAGGAAAATATCACATGATAAAGCGAAAGAGGTACGAGGATTAAGTTTGAAAGGTGTTTATATCGCAGAGGACTCTATCCGGTACTATCCATTTGGTAACTTTTTATCACACGTATTAGGGTTTGCTGGTAGTGATAACCAAGGTCTTATGGGACTAGAAAAATATTATGATAAAGAGCTAAATGGTGATGAAGGTCATGTGCGTTTTTTTGCAGATGCAAAAGGGCAAAGGATGCCTAATGTTGGCGATGATTTCAAAAAACCAGAAGCTGGTTTGAATTTAGGCTTAACAATTGATGCACGTATTAATAGAATTATGGAAAGAGAAATGAATATCGCAGAGTCGACATATAATCCAGATGGTATGATTGCGATTGCGATGAATCCGAAAAATGGTGAAATTTTAGGTATGTCGAGTCGACCGAGTTTTGATCCGGCAGATTTTCAAAGTGTTTCTCCAGAAGTGTATAATAGAAATTTACCAGTATGGAGTACGTATGAGCCGGGTTCAACATTTAAAATCATTACGTTAGCCGCAGCTTTGAATGAAAATTTAGTAGACTTAGAGAAAGATACGTTTTATGATGATGGAGCAGCTGAAGTTGGCGGAGCAAGATTGAAATGCTGGAAAGCAGGAGGCCATGGTAGCCAAACGTTTTTAGAAGTAGTTCAAAACTCTTGTAACCCAGGATTTATCGAGCTGGGTGATCGTCTTGGTAAAGACCGATTGTTTAAATACATTCGTAATTTCGGCTTTGGACAGAAGACCGGAATTGATCTGCAAGGTGAAGGTAGTGGGATTTTATTTAATTTAGATAAAGTCGGTCCAGTCGAGCAAGCAACAACTTCATTCGGTCAAGGTGTTTCTGTTACGCCAATTCAACAAGTAGCGGCAGTAGCAGCGGCTGTAAATGGTGGAACTTTGTATCAACCGTATATAGCTAAAGAATTTATTGATCCGAAAAACAATCAAGTTGTAAGCAAAAAGACACCTGTAGCAAAAAGGAAAGTTATTTCCAAGGAAACTTCAGAAAAAGTTCGGTATGCATTAGAGAATGTTGTAGCAAAAGGATCTGGTAAAGGTGCTTTCATTGATGGGTATCGTGTAGGTGGAAAAACAGGTACGGCTCAAAAAGTGAAAGATGGTAAATATTTAGAGAATAATTATATTGTATCTTTTATCGGTTTTGCTCCAGCAGATGATCCGGAAATTGTTGTTTATGTTGCTGTTGATAATCCGAAAGGTGTAACGCAATTTGGTGGAGTAGTGGCAGCTCCAATTGTTGGAAATATTCTTCGGGATGCACTTCCTGTTATGGGAGTGAAACCGAGAACAAAACAAGTTGAAAGAGAATATAAATGGGGCGATATACCAACTGTGGAAGTTCCAAATTTAATTGGTATGAAAAAGAAAGACTTACAGACGCAACTCGTCGATTTGAAGCTTGATATAAGCGGAGACGGAGAGAAAGTCATTAAACAGTCCCCAGAAGCAGGAGCTAAAGTGAAAGAAGGCTCAAAAATTAGAATTTACTTCGGGAATTAA